From the Gemmatimonadota bacterium genome, one window contains:
- a CDS encoding class I SAM-dependent methyltransferase: MALPPDSQRRFSGRVEDYVRFRPRYPGKLVPILREEIGLDSHWTVADVGSGTGFSAEPFLDNGNPVFAIEPNADMRRAAVAWLGARKGFRSVAGSAEATGLDDASVDLAVAGQAFHWFDRVEARMEFLRILRPPKWVALFWNTRLLSGSPFDEGYESLLTRFGTDYGAVRHDRMDRAMLAPFFGGRFTRRTIPCEQRFDYEGLEGRLRSSSYTPPPNHPNYSPMIRALRELFDDHQVNGMVLMPYETEIYAGQLGRAFGNVWPTEL, translated from the coding sequence GCGGCGGTTTTCGGGTCGCGTCGAGGACTACGTCCGGTTCCGGCCGCGGTATCCAGGCAAACTCGTGCCGATACTTCGAGAAGAGATCGGTCTCGACTCGCATTGGACGGTGGCCGACGTGGGATCGGGGACGGGTTTCTCCGCCGAGCCGTTCCTCGACAATGGGAATCCCGTATTCGCGATTGAACCGAATGCCGATATGCGGCGCGCCGCAGTGGCATGGCTGGGAGCTCGCAAGGGGTTTCGAAGCGTCGCGGGAAGCGCCGAAGCGACAGGGCTCGACGACGCATCCGTGGACCTGGCGGTGGCCGGGCAGGCATTCCATTGGTTCGACCGGGTCGAAGCCCGAATGGAATTTCTTCGCATTCTCCGCCCGCCGAAGTGGGTGGCGCTCTTCTGGAACACCCGGCTTCTTTCGGGAAGCCCGTTCGATGAGGGGTACGAGTCTCTCCTCACGCGGTTCGGAACGGACTACGGCGCCGTACGCCACGACCGAATGGATCGCGCCATGCTGGCGCCATTTTTTGGTGGCCGCTTCACGCGACGCACGATCCCGTGCGAACAGCGCTTCGACTACGAAGGGCTAGAGGGAAGGCTCCGTTCGTCGTCGTACACACCGCCGCCGAATCACCCGAACTACTCCCCCATGATCAGGGCGCTTCGAGAGCTCTTCGATGACCATCAGGTCAATGGCATGGTGCTGATGCCCTATGAAACGGAGATCTACGCGGGACAACTAGGACGAGCGTTCGGCAACGTGTGGCCGACGGAACTGTAA